A genomic segment from Gossypium hirsutum isolate 1008001.06 chromosome D04, Gossypium_hirsutum_v2.1, whole genome shotgun sequence encodes:
- the LOC121215913 gene encoding zinc finger protein JAGGED, with protein sequence MRPEKNPLDLNNLPDDYTRDGKLVFEEGSSSGSRKKKSGGKDGKDECGKVYECRFCSLKFCKSQALGGHMNRHRQERETETLNRARQLVFNNDNLATQGHLGCHPSYHPGGNVGDPTLPFRSVYPPRMFSGSSSTLMPPTLQPPPPQPYLHPSPSRLSSYPSQYPTHSINDYYVGHVLGSSGSSQYPQQNLNYLGAPESNYTCIGAPVGHGLGAGSNRPGGGGTGGRDVSLSNQEEGLNWGRRYAGGTQHRLENPSAINRFQDGF encoded by the exons AT GAGACCTGAGAAAAACCCCTTAGACCTCAACAACTTGCCCGACGATTATACAAGGGATGGTAAACTGGTCTTTGAGGAAGGCTCCTCCTCCG GCTCTAGGAAAAAGAAAAGCGGCGGTAAGGATGGGAAAGATGAGTGTGGGAAGGTCTATGAATGTAGGTTTTGTTCCCTCAAGTTTTGCAAATCTCAAGCTCTTGGGGGACACATGAACCGCCATCGCCAAG AAAGGGAGACAGAGACACTGAACCGAGCTCGCCAGCTGGTCTTCAATAACGATAACTTGGCCACCCAAGGGCATCTAGG CTGCCATCCAAGCTATCATCCCGGAGGCAACGTGGGTGATCCAACATTACCATTTAGATCAGTTTACCCACCAAGAATGTTCTCTGGTTCTTCATCAACGCTGATGCCACCTACATTACAACCACCACCACCACAACCATATTTACACCCATCACCGTCACGCCTCAGCTCCTACCCTTCCCAATACCCAACTCACTCCATTAACGATTACTATGTAGGACATGTTCTGGGAAGCAGCGGTTCATCACAATATCCTCAACAAAACTTAAACTACCTTGGTGCACCAGAGTCTAACTACACTTGCATAGGGGCTCCTGTCGGACATGGACTCGGGGCAGGTTCAAATCGACCGGGAGGCGGAGGTACCGGAGGAAGAGACGTTTCACTGAGCAATCAGGAAGAGGGACTGAATTGGGGTAGGAGATATGCAGGAGGGACACAGCATCGTTTGGAGAACCCTTCAGCGATCAATCGATTTCAGGATGGGTTCTAA